Proteins from a single region of Oryza brachyantha chromosome 6, ObraRS2, whole genome shotgun sequence:
- the LOC102718843 gene encoding polyadenylate-binding protein 2-like — protein MADEEHEVYGQEIPLDGEDVDMGAPGDEAAKMQELDEMKRRLKEMEEEANALREMQAKVAKEMQGLDPNATPSESKEEMDARSVYVGNVDYACTPEEVQQHFNSCGTVNRVTILTDKFGQPKGFAYVEFLEVEAVQEAVKLNESELHGRQIKVAPKRTNVPGMKQPRGGRGFGGHPYMRPYGAPFYNPYGYGYPRFRRPRRPYF, from the exons atggcggaCGAGGAGCACGAGGTGTACGGCCAGGAGATCCCCCTCGACGGGGAGGACGTCGACATGGGCGCCCCCGGCGACGAGGCCGCCAAG ATGCAGGAGCTCGACGAGATGAAGCGGAGGCTCAaggagatggaggaggaggccaacGCCCTCCGCGAGATGCAGGCCAAGGTCGCCAAGGAGATGCAAG GTTTGGATCCTAATGCAACCCCATCCGAATCAAAAGAGGAGATGGATGCTCGGTCGGTGTATGTTGGAAAT GTTGACTATGCATGCACCCCAGAAGAAGTCCAGCAGCATTTTAATTCCTGCGGAACTGTCAACAGAGTGACAATCCTGACTGACAAGTTCGGGCAACCTAAAGGTTTTGCTTATGTTGAATTCCTTGAAGTAGAAGCTGTTCAAGAAGCTGTTAAGTTGAATGAATCAGAACTGCATGGTCGCCAAATCAAG GTGGCGCCTAAGAGGACTAACGTCCCTGGGATGAAGCAGCCCCGGGGAGGCAGAGGATTTGGTGGCCATCCCTATATGAGGCCATATGGAGCACCGTTTTACAATCCCTATGGCTATGG ATATCCCAGATTCCGCCGCCCACGCAGGCCATACTTTTGA
- the LOC102719121 gene encoding F-box protein FBW2-like, with product MGECSEHRCWDELLPDALGLIFRNLSLKDVLTVVPRVCKSWGRVVAGPYCWQDIDIQEWSQQQSKPDHLRRMVHMLIARSGGSFHRISVSGLPGDSLFAFIGDQARSLKTLELPRSEISDSLVENVAPRLSNVTFLDVSSCTKIGARALEAFGKHCRSLVGLRRVMHPTDVVGRASQHDEARAIACNMPKLRHLEIGYMLIATKAVVEIASHCHDLKFLDLRGCWNVDDKFLQERYPGLKVVGPYVDDCYENSFWEECSDDSDDSIYWELMDDDYYAAGSDDEGIWDDGQGLEGLEVRFYGGGFSESHAGFDWPPSP from the exons ATGGGAGAGTGCAGTGAGCACAGATGTTGGGACGAGCTGTTGCCGGACGCCCTGGGCCTCATCTTTCGCAACCTCTCCCTCAAGGATGTGCTCACCGTGGTGCCGCGGGTTTGCAAATCCTGGGGCCGGGTGGTTGCAGGACCTTACTGCTGGCAGGACATCGACATTCAGGAGTGGAGTCAGCAGCAGAGTAAGCCGGACCATCTCAGGCGCATGGTTCATATGCTCATCGCCCGAAGCGGAGGCTCGTTCCACCGCATTAGTGTGTCCGGCCTGCCCGGCGATTCGTTGTTCGCCTTCATTGGGGACCA GGCACGGTCCCTTAAAACCTTGGAGCTTCCACGGAGTGAGATCAGCGACTCCTTAGTGGAAAATGTTGCACCAAGATTGTCCAATGTTACATTCTTGGACGTAAGCAGCTGTACTAAGATTGGTGCTCGTGCTCTAGAGGCATTTGGCAAGCATTGTAGATCCCTGGTTGGGCTTCGGCGAGTCATGCACCCTACAGATGTTGTTGGTAGGGCCAGTCAACATGATGAGGCTCGTGCTATCGCTTGCAATATGCCAAAGCTCCGTCATCTTGAGATAGGGTACATGCTCATTGCAACGAAGGCTGTTGTTGAGATTGCCTCTCACTGTCATGATCTCAAATTTTTAGATCTGCGTGGCTGCTGGAATGTTGATGACAAATTCTTGCAAGAGAGATATCCTGGGCTGAAAGTCGTTGGCCCCTATGTGGACGACTGCTATGAAAACAGCTTCTGGGAGGAATGTTCGGATGACTCGGATGATTCCATCTACTGGGAACTCATGGATGATGATTATTATGCAGCCGGGAGTGATGATGAGGGCATATGGGATGATGGTCAAGGTCTTGAGGGCTTAGAAGTAAGGTTTTATGGTGGTGGATTTAGTGAAAGCCATGCTGGTTTTGATTGGCCGCCATCTCCATGA
- the LOC102722778 gene encoding serine/threonine-protein phosphatase 2A activator: MSNPESNPQPTTSCPPPGSAAHAGHAPLCRSCGAPTTAPAPPPWSSSSDSPPPAYRPIRMPAINAPTNTAAIVLSPVPQPLPVPPASPPFAFQVPAKRITSPEDIARFHASVHGRHFLGFVAALSASVHGRKLSEPLPSPPSPAVFALLDLISALCAIVESTPPLPHNSRYGNPAFRLWHEKLSDSANQLIAPITATAGSPDLAGAEVELAPYLLDSFGNATRIDYGTGHETNFAAFLYCLARLGLISEADYPAVVLRVFAAYLDLMRTLQDTYLLEPAGSHGVWGLDDYHFLPFIFGAAQLIDHKYMKPKSIHNPDILENFSKEYMYLACVAYVKKVKKGPFAEHSPMLDDISGVPHWKKVNSGLLKMYKAEVLEKVPIMQHFLFGSLIKWED, from the exons ATGTCCAACCCCGAATCgaacccacagcccaccaccTCCTGTCCGCCGCCCGGTTCTGCCGCCCACGCGGGCCACGCCCCGCTCTGTCGCTCCTGCGGTGCGCCCACGacggcgcccgcgccgccccccTGGTCGTCGTCCTCCGACTCCCCACCGCCGGCGTACCGCCCCATCCGCATGCCGGCCATCAACGCGCCCACCAACACCGCCGCCATAGTCCTCTCCCCGGTGCCGCAGCCGCTCCCGGTGCCACCCGCGTCCCCGCCGTTCGCCTTCCAGGTCCCTGCCAAGCGCATCACCTCCCCCGAAGACATCGCCCGCTTCCACGCCTCCGTCCACGGCCGCCACTTCCTCggcttcgtcgccgcgctgTCCGCCTCCGTCCATGGCCGGAAGCTCTCCGAACCGCTCCCGTCCCCGCCCTCCCCAGCCGTCTTCGCGCTCCTCGACCTCATCTCCGCGCTCTGCGCCATCGTCGAGTCCACCCCACCGCTCCCACACAACTCCCGCTACGGAAACCCCGCCTTCCGCTTGTGGCACGAGAAGCTCTCCGACTCGGCCAACCAGCTGATCGCTCCGATCACAGCCACTGCCGGGTCCCcggacctcgccggcgccgaggtcGAGCTCGCGCCATACCTTCTCGATTCATTCGGCAACGCCACCCGCATCGACTACGGCACGGGGCATGAGACTAACTTCGCCGCCTTCCTCTACTGCCTGGCGCGACTTGGGCTCATCAGCGAGGCCGATTACCCTGCGGTTGTGCTGCGTGTCTTCGCTGCTTACCTCGACCTAATGCGCACGCTTCAGGATACCTACTTGCTGGAGCCTGCTGGTTCACATGGCGTGTGGGGGCTCGATGATTACCACTTCCTCCCATTCATATTTGGGGCGGCTCAGTTGATTGATCACAAGTACATGAAGCCCAAGTCGATTCACAACCCAGACATCTtggagaatttctcaaaggaGTATATGTACCTGGCATGTGTCGCCTATGTTAAGAAGGTGAAGAAGGGGCCCTTCGCAGAGCACTCGCCAATGTTGGATGATATCAGTGGTGTGCCACATTGGAAGAAGGTGAACAGCGGGCTGCTTAAGATGTACAAGGCTgaggtgcttgagaaggtgcCGATAATGCAGCATTTCCTCTTTGGTTCACTAATCAAATG ggagGACTGA
- the LOC102723064 gene encoding protein EXORDIUM-like 2 produces the protein MFGLAMEERVTKASMRPLACCLLVVVAFVVAAPGCAAFNPRLLFLVKPDPIVLKDHHGVVLTGNVTVNVLYYGRFTPAQRAVVADFVRSAASAPPPDQRVPSVAAWWSTTSLYRGGGARLRLGVQVLDERMSLGRSLSLDNVTALARAAGHHRGAITAVLTAPDVLVAPFCMSRCGIHAHAGGVGAHGKARYTYLWAGNPAKQCPGQCAWPFHQPVHGPQAPPLVPPSGDVGADGMVISLAALLAGTVTNPYGDGYYQGDAGAGLEAATACAGVFGSGAFPGYPGKLLKDPVTGASYNAVGLGGRKFLLPAVWDPTTSQCKTLV, from the coding sequence ATGTTTGGTCTAGCAATGGAGGAACGCGTGACGAAGGCGTCGATGCGGCCATTGGCGTGTtgccttctcgtcgtcgtcgccttcgtcgTCGCGGCGCCGGGATGCGCGGCGTTCAACCCGCGGTTGCTGTTCCTGGTGAAGCCCGACCCGATCGTGCTGAAGGATCACCACGGGGTGGTGCTCACCGGGAACGTCACGGTCAACGTGCTCTACTACGGCCGGTTCACGCCGGCGcagcgcgccgtcgtcgctgacTTCGTCCGGTCGgccgcctcggcgccgcccccggACCAGCGCGTCCCGTCCGTGGCGGCGTGGTGGAGCACCACGTCGCTGtaccggggcggcggcgcgcggctgcGGCTCGGGGTGCAGGTCCTGGACGAGCGGATGTCGCTCGGCCGGTCGCTCTCGCTGGACAACGTCACGGCGCTGGCGAGGGCTGCGGGGCACCACCGCGGCGCCATCACCGCGGTGCTCACGGCGCCCGACGTCCTCGTGGCGCCCTTCTGCATGTCCCGCTGCGGCATCCATgcgcacgccggcggcgtcggcgcgcaCGGCAAGGCGCGGTACACCTACCTGTGGGCGGGCAACCCGGCGAAGCAGTGCCCCGGCCAGTGCGCGTGGCCGTTCCACCAGCCCGTGCACGGGCCCCAGGCCCCGCCGCTCGTGCCACCcagcggcgacgtcggcgcggACGGCATGGTCATCAGCCTCGCCGCGTTGCTCGCCGGCACGGTGACCAACCCCTACGGCGACGGGTACTACCagggcgacgccggcgccgggctgGAGGCCGCCACGGCGTGCGCCGGCGTCTTCGGAAGCGGAGCCTTCCCCGGCTACCCCGGGAAGCTACTCAAGGACCCGGTCACCGGCGCCAGCTACAACGCCGTCGGGCTCGGCGGCCGGAAGTTCCTCCTGCCGGCGGTGTGGGATCCCACGACGTCGCAGTGCAAGACACTTGTGTAG